One Pseudonocardia sediminis DNA window includes the following coding sequences:
- the egtB gene encoding ergothioneine biosynthesis protein EgtB, whose protein sequence is MTDAVTRTPATDEPGTPRLAAPRPGEDAETLRTRVAGLLERSRARSAVLTDVDEAELTTQHSPLMSPLVWDLAHIGSQEELWLVRDVGGREPLRPEIDGLYDAFQHSRSSRVELPLLTPSEARTYVAEVRDKALDALGASPLRGRRLENDAFAFGMIVQHEQQHDETMLATHQLRTGSPLLHAPAPPRRSTPLGPAEVLVPGGAFTQGTSTEPWALDNERPAHVVDVPAFVIDTYPVTNGRYAEFVDAGGYDDPRYWTERGWAYVREAGLAAPQFWQRDAGGDWLRRRFGAVEPIVTDEPVVHVTFHEAQAFARWSGKRLPTEAEWEKAARFDPATGRSRRYPWGDDEPTHLHANLDQRHLQPAPVGAYPAGASALGVHQMIGDVWEWCDSGWHPYPGFEMFPYPEYSEVFFGGDYAVLRGGSFGTDASAIRTTFRNWDHPIRRQIFSGIRLARDVRPSDQQGA, encoded by the coding sequence ATGACCGACGCTGTCACCCGGACCCCGGCGACGGACGAGCCGGGCACGCCCCGCCTCGCGGCGCCGCGACCCGGCGAGGACGCAGAGACGCTGCGCACCCGGGTCGCCGGCCTGCTGGAGCGTTCGCGCGCCCGCAGCGCGGTGCTGACCGACGTCGACGAGGCCGAGCTGACCACCCAGCACTCGCCGCTGATGTCGCCGCTGGTCTGGGACCTGGCCCACATCGGCAGCCAGGAGGAGCTCTGGCTGGTCCGAGACGTCGGCGGCCGCGAGCCGCTGCGCCCGGAGATCGACGGGCTCTACGACGCGTTCCAGCACAGCCGCTCCAGCCGCGTCGAACTGCCGCTGCTGACGCCGTCCGAGGCGCGCACCTACGTGGCCGAGGTCCGGGACAAGGCGCTCGACGCGCTGGGCGCTAGCCCGCTGCGGGGCCGCCGCCTGGAGAACGACGCGTTCGCGTTCGGGATGATCGTGCAGCACGAGCAGCAGCACGACGAGACGATGCTGGCCACCCACCAGCTGCGCACCGGGTCCCCCCTGCTGCACGCCCCGGCCCCGCCGCGCCGGAGCACCCCGCTCGGCCCGGCCGAGGTGCTGGTCCCCGGCGGGGCGTTCACCCAGGGCACCTCGACCGAGCCGTGGGCGCTGGACAACGAGCGTCCGGCGCACGTCGTGGACGTCCCGGCGTTCGTCATCGACACCTACCCGGTGACGAACGGGCGGTACGCCGAGTTCGTCGACGCCGGCGGCTACGACGACCCGCGGTACTGGACCGAGCGCGGCTGGGCGTACGTCCGCGAGGCCGGTCTGGCCGCCCCGCAGTTCTGGCAGCGCGACGCCGGCGGCGACTGGCTGCGGCGCCGCTTCGGCGCCGTCGAGCCGATCGTGACCGACGAGCCGGTCGTGCACGTGACGTTCCACGAGGCCCAGGCGTTCGCGCGCTGGTCGGGCAAGCGTCTGCCGACCGAGGCCGAGTGGGAGAAGGCGGCCCGGTTCGATCCGGCCACCGGCCGCTCGCGCCGCTACCCGTGGGGCGACGACGAGCCCACCCACCTGCACGCCAATCTCGACCAGCGCCACCTGCAGCCGGCCCCGGTCGGTGCCTACCCGGCCGGCGCGTCCGCGCTCGGGGTGCACCAGATGATCGGTGACGTCTGGGAGTGGTGCGACTCCGGCTGGCACCCCTACCCGGGCTTCGAGATGTTCCCGTACCCGGAGTACTCCGAGGTCTTCTTCGGCGGCGACTACGCGGTCCTGCGCGGCGGGTCGTTCGGCACCGACGCCTCGGCGATCCGGACGACGTTCCGCAACTGGGACCACCCGATCCGCCGGCAGATCTTCTCCGGCATCCGGCTGGCCCGCGACGTACGCCCGTCCGACCAGCAGGGGGCGTAA
- a CDS encoding cupin domain-containing protein, which translates to MATDWRDDGVRVIPGDALDTNTPQTPGMNRAAAVTHDRAGAQKLWAGTVTIHPGARTGAHHHGDLESVIYVVRGRARMKWGQNLEFVAEAGPGGFIFVPPWVPHQEINALDDEPLECVLTRSGQEPVVVNLDIDGVADPEHVPWVDPLHRS; encoded by the coding sequence ATGGCCACCGACTGGCGCGACGACGGCGTCCGCGTGATCCCCGGCGACGCCCTGGACACCAACACCCCGCAGACCCCCGGCATGAACCGGGCCGCCGCGGTCACCCACGACCGGGCCGGGGCGCAGAAGCTCTGGGCCGGAACCGTGACGATCCATCCCGGCGCCCGCACCGGCGCGCACCACCACGGCGATCTGGAGAGCGTGATCTACGTGGTCCGCGGGCGGGCCCGGATGAAGTGGGGCCAGAACCTGGAGTTCGTCGCCGAGGCCGGGCCGGGCGGGTTCATCTTCGTCCCGCCGTGGGTGCCGCACCAGGAGATCAACGCACTCGACGACGAGCCGCTGGAGTGCGTCCTGACCCGCAGCGGGCAGGAGCCGGTGGTGGTCAACCTCGACATCGACGGCGTCGCCGACCCGGAGCACGTGCCCTGGGTGGACCCCCTGCACCGGTCCTGA
- a CDS encoding TetR/AcrR family transcriptional regulator produces the protein MPRVSTDQLAARRRQILDGARRCFADHGYEGATVRRLETSTGLSRGAIFHYFRDKEALFLALAEEDARRMADVVAEQGLVQVMRELLDTARAADRGAPEDGPGNGGTPSDGAATDRSWLGTRLEVSRRLRTDPEFRGRWQAHSAALTAATRQRLERQAAAGALRDDVPVAVLAQYLELVLEGLVSHLAMGLPAGDLDAVLDVVENGVRAGADR, from the coding sequence ATGCCCCGCGTCAGTACCGATCAGCTCGCCGCGCGGCGCCGGCAGATCCTCGACGGGGCGCGCCGGTGCTTCGCCGACCACGGCTACGAGGGGGCCACGGTCCGGCGGCTGGAGACCTCCACCGGCCTGTCCCGCGGCGCGATCTTCCACTACTTCCGGGACAAGGAGGCCCTGTTCCTGGCCCTGGCCGAGGAGGACGCGCGGCGGATGGCCGACGTCGTCGCCGAGCAGGGACTGGTCCAGGTCATGCGCGAGCTCCTCGACACCGCTCGCGCCGCGGACCGCGGTGCCCCGGAGGACGGGCCGGGGAACGGCGGGACCCCGTCGGACGGGGCGGCGACGGACCGCAGCTGGCTCGGGACCCGCCTGGAGGTCTCCCGCCGGCTGCGCACCGACCCGGAGTTCCGCGGCCGCTGGCAGGCGCACTCGGCGGCGCTGACCGCCGCCACCCGCCAGCGTCTGGAACGCCAGGCCGCGGCCGGGGCGCTGCGCGACGACGTGCCGGTCGCGGTGCTCGCGCAGTACCTGGAGCTCGTGCTGGAGGGCCTGGTCTCGCACCTGGCGATGGGTCTGCCGGCCGGCGACCTGGACGCCGTCCTCGACGTGGTCGAGAACGGCGTCCGGGCCGGGGCCGATCGCTGA
- the egtD gene encoding L-histidine N(alpha)-methyltransferase, which translates to MNSGLIRLDVHLTEADADAALRADVASGLTARPKELPPKWFYDARGSELFEKITDLPEYYPFRAERSLLADSVADIARASGAETVVELGSGSSTKTRLLLDAFREAGTLGCYVPQDVSESALRGAIDELAGRYPGLALHGVVGDFTKDLDRLPAAAPGGKRMIAFLGGTIGNLLPDQRHAFLTHVRSVLEPGEQLLIGTGLVTDPAVIVPAYDDSAGVTAEFNRNVLHVLNRELGANFDVDAFTHVAAWEADKEWLEMRLRAERDMEVRVEALDLDVTFTAGEEMRTEISGKFRPSNIDSMVVAAGFEPTRRWTDADERFALSLVTAA; encoded by the coding sequence ATGAACTCCGGACTCATCCGGCTCGACGTCCATCTCACCGAGGCCGACGCCGACGCGGCACTGCGCGCCGACGTCGCCTCCGGGCTCACCGCCCGTCCCAAGGAACTGCCGCCGAAGTGGTTCTACGACGCCCGCGGCTCCGAGCTGTTCGAGAAGATCACCGACCTTCCCGAGTACTACCCGTTCCGCGCCGAGCGGTCGCTGCTGGCCGACTCGGTCGCCGACATCGCCCGCGCCTCCGGCGCGGAGACGGTCGTCGAGCTCGGGTCGGGCTCCTCGACCAAGACCCGCCTGCTGCTCGACGCGTTCCGCGAGGCCGGGACGCTGGGCTGCTACGTCCCGCAGGACGTCAGCGAGTCCGCCCTGCGCGGCGCGATCGACGAGCTGGCCGGCCGCTACCCGGGCCTGGCCCTGCACGGCGTCGTCGGTGACTTCACCAAGGACCTCGACCGCCTGCCCGCCGCCGCCCCCGGTGGCAAGCGCATGATCGCGTTCCTGGGCGGGACGATCGGCAACCTGCTCCCCGACCAGCGGCACGCGTTCCTGACCCACGTGCGGTCGGTGCTGGAGCCGGGGGAGCAGCTGCTCATCGGGACCGGCCTGGTCACCGACCCGGCCGTGATCGTCCCCGCCTACGACGACTCGGCCGGCGTCACCGCCGAGTTCAACCGCAACGTGCTGCACGTGCTCAACCGCGAGCTGGGCGCGAACTTCGACGTCGACGCGTTCACCCACGTCGCGGCGTGGGAGGCGGACAAGGAGTGGCTGGAGATGCGGCTGCGCGCCGAGCGGGACATGGAGGTGCGGGTCGAGGCGCTCGACCTGGACGTCACGTTCACCGCCGGTGAGGAGATGCGCACCGAGATCTCGGGCAAGTTCCGGCCGTCGAACATCGACTCCATGGTCGTCGCGGCCGGGTTCGAGCCGACCCGCCGCTGGACCGACGCCGACGAGCGGTTCGCGCTCAGCCTGGTGACCGCGGCCTGA
- a CDS encoding helix-turn-helix domain-containing protein encodes MVLAPGSEPVERSTRRYDEWRETLRHDFVALDVAPDRSRAASFAGTARSTTLAHLQVSEVGSVAQTCRRTPQLAGHDHREYLQVGMLARGTASLEQDGRSTVLHPGDMALYETGRPFCWSFGGDWVLQVFTWPRDTLDLAASESAAATARRLDGRSGLGAIVGGVLRDLVTSPPPLSAPGAVRLADEVGGLVVTLAGERTAGAPVAASERSRAELREQIELHIAARLDDPDLGPASIAAALFISPRQLHRLYAETGESVTRRIRRSRLEHARRDLGDRRLADASITHVARRYGFTDLAAFSRAFRTAYGVSPSEYRCAGRALP; translated from the coding sequence GTGGTCCTCGCCCCGGGCTCCGAGCCGGTGGAGCGCTCCACCCGCCGCTATGACGAGTGGCGTGAGACGCTGCGTCACGACTTCGTCGCCCTCGACGTGGCTCCCGACCGCAGCCGCGCGGCCTCGTTCGCCGGGACGGCCCGGAGCACGACCCTGGCCCACCTCCAGGTCTCCGAGGTCGGCTCGGTCGCCCAGACCTGCCGGCGGACCCCGCAGCTCGCCGGCCACGACCACCGGGAGTACCTGCAGGTGGGGATGCTCGCCCGGGGTACCGCCTCGCTCGAGCAGGACGGCCGGAGCACCGTGCTGCACCCCGGTGACATGGCACTCTACGAAACCGGACGGCCGTTCTGCTGGTCGTTCGGCGGGGACTGGGTGCTGCAGGTCTTCACCTGGCCGCGGGACACCCTCGACCTGGCCGCGTCCGAGTCCGCAGCCGCCACCGCGCGGCGGCTGGACGGTCGCTCGGGCCTGGGTGCGATAGTCGGCGGGGTGCTGCGCGACCTGGTGACGAGCCCGCCGCCGCTGAGCGCCCCGGGTGCCGTCCGCCTCGCCGACGAGGTCGGCGGCCTGGTCGTCACGCTCGCCGGCGAGCGGACCGCCGGTGCACCGGTGGCCGCGAGCGAACGCTCCCGCGCGGAGCTGCGCGAGCAGATCGAGCTCCACATCGCCGCCCGTCTCGACGACCCCGACCTCGGTCCGGCCTCGATCGCGGCGGCGCTCTTCATCTCCCCTCGGCAGCTGCACCGGCTCTATGCCGAGACCGGCGAGTCGGTGACCCGGCGGATCCGCCGCTCCCGCCTGGAGCACGCCCGTCGTGATCTGGGCGACCGCCGCCTGGCCGACGCGTCGATCACGCACGTCGCCCGGCGCTACGGCTTCACCGACCTCGCCGCCTTCAGCCGGGCGTTCCGCACCGCCTACGGGGTCTCCCCCAGCGAGTACCGCTGCGCCGGTCGCGCTCTCCCCTGA
- a CDS encoding MFS transporter, with protein MPDLDRRGRLVVLAICCCSLFVVGMDVTIVNLALPAIGRDLDAGFSGLQWTIDAYTLVLASLLVPAGSTADRVGRRKVFRIGLVLLGSVTFGIIESPTHGLVSP; from the coding sequence GTGCCGGACCTGGACCGCCGCGGACGGCTCGTCGTCCTCGCCATCTGCTGCTGCAGCCTGTTCGTCGTGGGGATGGACGTCACGATCGTCAACCTGGCGCTGCCGGCGATCGGCCGTGACCTCGACGCCGGGTTCTCCGGCCTGCAGTGGACGATCGACGCCTACACGCTCGTCCTGGCGAGCCTGCTGGTGCCGGCCGGGTCGACGGCCGACCGTGTCGGGCGCCGGAAGGTGTTCCGGATCGGTCTCGTGCTGCTGGGCTCGGTGACGTTCGGGATCATCGAGTCCCCGACGCACGGTCTCGTCTCGCCGTGA
- a CDS encoding serine hydrolase domain-containing protein has product MVATSESSPSVPGPPDPVRSGPVRFAVPAVAVLLALVLGALLAPFPASIGDERTGDPDLAARLRAASEPGQVGLAAAEIGPGGTVSAAIGDDGHGDPLRADAPMEIGSITKTFTGAVLADLVRQGVVRPDDRVRDLVPDRPWRDGGGGDATLAELASHRSGLPRLPVSLGGIVRNYGYTLFGINPYDATPDDTFAAADEATPSGRGEVQYSNLGISLLGHALATRTGTPYPELLRIHVTAPLGLAATAVPAQDPPAGAAIGHDETGRPVQDWISPGDAPAGSGVFSTAADMAVYARAMMDGWAPGADAATPRWDAGSLGRIGYAWYTLERGGRTLLWKNGGSGGMSSSILVDPEQRRAVVVLGNSNASVDDTAFRLIGAPAPSGLSSLLEPAALIATAAATILPVFTGAWFLATVRGGWGRRASGTVRRSRVVGAAGSTLLGFTAAFVLGAVSWLFAPFWLVGCALAGAGAGIAVLRWRQLDPDRGDGSRSRWIGAVGTVVVGLALAVGVSGVFV; this is encoded by the coding sequence ATGGTCGCCACCTCCGAGTCGTCGCCATCCGTCCCCGGGCCGCCCGACCCGGTCCGCTCGGGCCCGGTCCGCTTCGCGGTACCGGCCGTCGCCGTGCTGCTCGCGCTGGTCCTCGGCGCCCTGCTCGCGCCGTTCCCGGCGAGCATCGGTGACGAGCGGACCGGTGACCCGGACCTGGCCGCGCGGCTGCGGGCCGCGTCCGAACCCGGGCAGGTCGGCCTGGCGGCGGCGGAGATCGGGCCGGGCGGGACCGTCTCCGCGGCGATCGGCGACGACGGGCACGGCGACCCGCTCCGCGCGGACGCGCCGATGGAGATCGGGTCGATCACCAAGACGTTCACCGGCGCCGTACTCGCCGACCTGGTCCGCCAGGGCGTCGTGCGGCCCGACGACCGGGTCCGTGACCTGGTGCCGGACCGGCCGTGGCGGGACGGCGGCGGGGGAGACGCGACCCTGGCCGAGCTGGCCTCGCACCGCTCCGGCCTGCCCCGCCTCCCGGTCTCCCTCGGCGGCATCGTGCGCAACTACGGGTACACGCTCTTCGGGATCAACCCGTACGACGCGACCCCGGACGACACCTTCGCCGCGGCCGACGAGGCGACCCCGAGCGGACGCGGCGAGGTGCAGTACTCGAACCTCGGGATCTCGCTGCTCGGGCACGCCCTCGCCACGCGGACCGGGACGCCGTACCCGGAGCTGCTCCGGATCCACGTCACCGCGCCGCTGGGCCTGGCTGCGACCGCCGTCCCGGCGCAGGACCCGCCGGCCGGCGCGGCGATCGGCCACGACGAGACCGGACGCCCGGTGCAGGACTGGATCAGCCCCGGCGACGCCCCGGCCGGGTCCGGTGTGTTCTCCACGGCTGCCGACATGGCCGTCTACGCCCGGGCGATGATGGACGGCTGGGCCCCGGGAGCGGACGCGGCGACGCCGCGCTGGGACGCCGGGTCCCTGGGCCGGATCGGCTACGCCTGGTACACGCTCGAGCGGGGCGGCCGGACACTGCTCTGGAAGAACGGCGGCTCGGGCGGGATGAGCTCGTCGATCCTCGTCGACCCCGAGCAGCGACGCGCCGTCGTCGTGCTGGGCAACTCGAACGCCTCGGTCGACGACACGGCGTTCCGGCTGATCGGTGCCCCGGCGCCGTCGGGCCTGTCCTCGCTGCTGGAGCCGGCGGCCCTGATCGCGACCGCCGCCGCGACGATTCTGCCCGTGTTCACCGGGGCCTGGTTCCTCGCCACGGTGCGAGGGGGCTGGGGCCGGCGCGCGTCGGGGACGGTGCGGCGCTCCCGTGTGGTGGGGGCGGCCGGGTCGACGCTGCTCGGGTTCACGGCGGCGTTCGTGCTCGGCGCCGTGTCCTGGCTGTTCGCGCCGTTCTGGCTCGTCGGCTGCGCGCTCGCCGGGGCGGGGGCCGGGATCGCGGTGCTGCGGTGGCGGCAGCTCGACCCGGATCGCGGGGACGGCTCCCGGAGCCGCTGGATCGGAGCCGTCGGCACGGTGGTGGTCGGCCTGGCGCTGGCGGTCGGCGTCAGCGGGGTGTTCGTCTGA
- a CDS encoding ergothioneine biosynthesis protein EgtC has translation MCRHLAWLGPPRTVASVLLEPAHGLLEQAYAPADMRGGGTINVDGFGAGWYPPLAAPGGDGHAVIDPDAPPQAVREGSHGDDRAAPVRIRSDQPIWSDTSFAAVASSTLATGVLGAVRSASPGMPVVSTAAAPFAEDRWLFSLNGMVRDWPGSLAGLAATLPTLDLITLDAPTDAAVLWALVRHRLRAGHDPATILTDTVLAAESAAPGSRLNLLLTDGTTIWGTAWRHALAVHTDEVSVTVASEPTDPLPSWTQVPDGHLVVARPGHHDLHPLAEHHRDRATAR, from the coding sequence GTGTGCCGACATCTCGCCTGGCTGGGTCCGCCGCGGACGGTGGCCTCGGTCCTCCTCGAACCTGCCCACGGGCTGCTCGAGCAGGCCTACGCACCGGCCGACATGCGCGGCGGCGGGACGATCAACGTCGACGGGTTCGGCGCCGGGTGGTACCCGCCCCTCGCGGCTCCGGGCGGCGACGGCCACGCCGTGATCGACCCGGACGCGCCGCCGCAGGCCGTTCGCGAGGGCTCGCACGGCGACGACCGGGCCGCACCGGTGCGGATCCGCAGCGACCAGCCGATCTGGTCGGACACCTCGTTCGCCGCGGTCGCGTCGAGCACGCTCGCGACCGGAGTGCTCGGGGCTGTCCGATCGGCCAGTCCCGGGATGCCGGTCGTCTCCACCGCGGCGGCGCCGTTCGCCGAGGACCGGTGGCTGTTCAGCCTCAACGGCATGGTCCGGGACTGGCCGGGCTCGCTGGCCGGGCTCGCCGCGACCCTGCCGACGCTGGACCTGATCACCCTCGACGCGCCCACCGACGCCGCGGTGCTCTGGGCGCTGGTCCGCCACCGGCTCCGCGCCGGCCACGACCCCGCCACGATCCTCACCGACACGGTGCTCGCCGCCGAGTCGGCGGCCCCGGGATCGCGGCTGAACCTGCTTCTCACCGACGGCACGACGATCTGGGGAACGGCCTGGCGGCATGCGCTGGCCGTGCACACCGACGAGGTGTCGGTGACGGTCGCGTCCGAGCCGACGGACCCGCTCCCCTCATGGACTCAGGTGCCCGACGGGCACCTGGTGGTGGCCCGTCCGGGTCACCACGACCTGCACCCCCTCGCGGAGCACCATCGCGATCGCGCGACCGCGCGGTGA
- the egtA gene encoding ergothioneine biosynthesis glutamate--cysteine ligase EgtA, which produces MTGEAGDAAARDDAGPGVLRSRAEAEAYVASVCFKHGPPRLVGVELEWMLYRPETPDAPVDVDTLRAALGPHAPKSLDPSSPALPLPGGCDVTVEPGGQIEIAGPPLPDLGSLLRDVTRDADRLHALLAAKGLRPHARAADPVRPARRLLDLPRYRAMECAFDRVGPHGRSGMCSTSSVQVCLDAGTVESAPQRWDALHALGPVLVAAFANSPVLHGRVTGWKSSRMASWLSLDPLRTAPPPVSDDPARTWAERVVSTPLLCVRSEGSWEVPPQVTFADWIDGAGRGRFDGVLSRPPTTTDLDYHVSTMFPPVRPHGHLEVRYVDGQDGRDWALPTALLLALTSDSGALDRAREACEPVRDHWVTASRDALADPALARAAATVFTLACEVLRRSADAGRGTGLAWGPSELVARLEEVTEQRVLRGRCPADDPSPLETGAPGVGAPETPFPAGLYRPAPAPPRPEHGRPDGTSPAATARPHVEEGAR; this is translated from the coding sequence GTGACAGGAGAAGCGGGAGACGCCGCGGCTCGGGACGACGCCGGACCCGGTGTCCTGCGCAGCCGTGCGGAGGCCGAGGCGTACGTGGCCTCGGTCTGCTTCAAGCACGGACCGCCCCGGCTGGTCGGTGTGGAACTGGAATGGATGCTCTACCGTCCCGAGACCCCGGACGCACCGGTCGACGTCGACACGCTGCGCGCCGCTCTCGGCCCGCACGCCCCGAAGTCCCTCGACCCGTCTTCTCCCGCTCTTCCTCTTCCCGGTGGCTGCGACGTGACCGTCGAGCCCGGGGGCCAGATCGAGATCGCCGGTCCGCCGCTGCCGGACCTGGGCTCGCTGCTGCGCGACGTCACCCGCGACGCCGACCGGCTGCACGCCCTGCTCGCCGCGAAGGGCCTGCGCCCGCACGCCCGCGCCGCGGACCCGGTCCGCCCGGCGCGGCGGCTGCTGGACTTGCCGCGCTACCGCGCGATGGAGTGCGCGTTCGACCGCGTCGGCCCGCACGGGCGCAGCGGCATGTGCTCGACGTCGTCGGTGCAGGTGTGCCTGGACGCGGGCACCGTGGAGTCGGCCCCGCAGCGCTGGGACGCCCTGCACGCGCTCGGACCGGTGCTGGTGGCGGCGTTCGCGAACTCCCCGGTACTGCACGGCCGCGTCACCGGCTGGAAGTCCTCCCGGATGGCGTCCTGGCTGAGCCTGGACCCGCTGCGCACCGCACCGCCGCCGGTGTCGGACGACCCGGCCCGGACGTGGGCGGAGCGGGTCGTGTCCACCCCGTTGCTGTGCGTCCGTTCCGAGGGCAGCTGGGAGGTCCCGCCGCAGGTCACGTTCGCGGACTGGATCGACGGCGCCGGCCGCGGCCGATTCGACGGCGTCCTGTCGCGTCCGCCGACCACCACGGACCTGGACTACCACGTCTCCACGATGTTCCCACCGGTCCGCCCGCACGGGCACCTCGAGGTCCGCTACGTCGACGGGCAGGACGGCCGCGACTGGGCACTGCCCACCGCGCTGCTGCTCGCGCTCACCTCGGACTCCGGTGCGCTGGACCGCGCACGGGAGGCGTGCGAACCGGTGCGCGACCACTGGGTCACCGCCAGCCGCGACGCCCTGGCCGACCCGGCGCTCGCCCGCGCCGCCGCGACGGTGTTCACGCTGGCCTGCGAGGTCCTGCGCCGGTCCGCCGACGCGGGCCGGGGCACCGGTCTCGCGTGGGGGCCCTCCGAGCTCGTCGCACGGCTGGAGGAGGTCACCGAGCAGCGAGTTCTGCGCGGGCGATGTCCGGCCGACGACCCGTCACCGCTGGAGACCGGCGCCCCCGGGGTCGGTGCCCCGGAGACGCCGTTCCCGGCCGGGCTCTACCGCCCCGCCCCCGCGCCGCCCCGTCCGGAGCACGGCCGCCCCGACGGCACGTCCCCGGCCGCGACCGCACGACCGCACGTCGAAGAAGGAGCGCGCTAG
- a CDS encoding ABC transporter ATP-binding protein: MDRQLTMLRGVIRGAESPRSITPGTWPRILRFVAPYRRWLISFLALTTVTAVIGVATPVLAGRVVNNIVDAGQIPDAGRVVIILALGIAGMAILEAVVGLAGRWFSSRLGESLIEDLRVAVFSHVQAMPLAFFSRTRTGALVSRLNNDVIGAQTAITGTLSTVLSNSIQLVLAVAVMIGLAWQVTVLAILLLPIFVLPARRMGNWIAELRREAADLNAAMGNQMTERFSAPGATLVKLFGDPAAEAVVFRAQVAKVRDIGVRSAMVSRIFVTALSLVSALAQALIYGFGGYLAVTGQIPAGTVVALGLLLTRLYTPMTALANARVDVMTALVAFERVFEVLDLKPNITERPDAKDLPDGPIGVRLRDVHFTYPSAEDVSLASLEEVAVLDQRTNVEVLHGVDLEVGPGQLLALVGTSGAGKSTLATLVPRLYDVDSGAIELAGTDVRDLRFSAIRGAVGMVTQDGHLFHDTISENLGYAAPGSTEDEMRDALRRARLGDLLDALPDGLDTVVGERGYRLSGGERQRLTIARLLLAKPRVVILDEATAHLDSESEAAVQDALGEALVGRTAIVIAHRLSTVRAADRIAVIEAGRVAESGTHEELLAAEGRYARLYRTQFAPDDARSRQGGVAATL, encoded by the coding sequence ATGGATCGCCAGCTCACCATGCTGCGCGGGGTCATCCGCGGTGCCGAGAGCCCGCGGTCGATCACGCCGGGCACCTGGCCGCGGATCCTGCGGTTCGTGGCGCCCTACCGCCGCTGGCTGATCTCGTTCCTGGCCCTGACCACGGTCACCGCGGTGATCGGTGTCGCGACGCCGGTGCTTGCCGGCCGCGTCGTCAACAACATCGTCGACGCCGGGCAGATCCCGGACGCCGGCCGCGTCGTGATCATCCTCGCCCTGGGCATCGCGGGGATGGCGATCCTGGAGGCCGTCGTCGGGCTGGCCGGGCGATGGTTCTCCTCGCGGCTCGGCGAGAGCCTGATCGAGGATCTCCGCGTCGCCGTGTTCAGCCACGTCCAGGCGATGCCGCTGGCGTTCTTCTCCCGCACCCGCACCGGCGCACTGGTGAGCCGGCTCAACAACGACGTGATCGGCGCCCAGACCGCGATCACCGGCACGTTGTCCACGGTGCTGTCGAACTCGATCCAGCTCGTGCTCGCCGTCGCGGTGATGATCGGGCTGGCCTGGCAGGTCACGGTCCTGGCGATCCTGCTCCTGCCGATCTTCGTGCTGCCGGCGCGGCGGATGGGCAACTGGATCGCCGAGCTGCGCCGCGAGGCCGCGGACCTCAACGCGGCCATGGGCAACCAGATGACCGAGCGGTTCTCCGCCCCCGGCGCGACGCTGGTCAAGCTGTTCGGCGACCCGGCCGCGGAGGCCGTCGTGTTCCGGGCACAGGTCGCGAAGGTGCGCGACATCGGCGTCCGGTCGGCGATGGTGTCGCGGATCTTCGTGACGGCGCTGTCGCTGGTCTCCGCTCTGGCCCAGGCCCTGATCTACGGCTTCGGCGGCTACCTCGCGGTGACCGGCCAGATCCCGGCCGGCACCGTGGTGGCCCTCGGCCTGCTGCTGACCCGGCTCTACACGCCGATGACGGCGCTGGCCAACGCCCGCGTCGACGTGATGACGGCGCTGGTCGCGTTCGAGCGCGTCTTCGAGGTGCTCGACCTGAAGCCCAACATCACCGAGCGCCCGGACGCGAAGGACCTCCCGGACGGCCCGATCGGCGTCCGTCTGCGCGACGTGCACTTCACCTACCCCAGCGCCGAGGACGTCTCGCTCGCCTCGCTGGAGGAGGTCGCCGTCCTCGACCAGCGGACCAACGTCGAGGTGCTGCACGGCGTCGACCTCGAGGTCGGGCCCGGGCAGCTGCTCGCGCTGGTCGGGACGTCCGGCGCCGGCAAGTCCACGTTGGCCACCCTCGTCCCACGGCTCTACGACGTGGACTCCGGCGCGATCGAGCTGGCCGGCACCGACGTCCGTGACCTGAGGTTCTCGGCGATCCGCGGTGCGGTCGGGATGGTCACCCAGGACGGGCACCTCTTCCACGACACGATCTCCGAGAACCTGGGCTACGCCGCGCCGGGCTCGACCGAGGACGAGATGCGCGACGCCCTGCGCCGGGCGCGGCTCGGGGACCTGCTCGACGCGCTGCCGGACGGGCTCGACACCGTCGTCGGGGAGCGGGGCTACCGTCTGTCCGGCGGCGAGCGCCAGCGCCTGACGATCGCGCGCCTGCTGCTCGCGAAGCCGCGGGTGGTGATCCTCGACGAGGCCACCGCGCACCTGGACTCCGAGTCCGAGGCCGCCGTCCAGGACGCGCTGGGGGAGGCGCTGGTCGGGCGGACGGCGATCGTGATCGCGCACCGCCTGTCCACCGTGCGGGCCGCGGACAGGATCGCCGTCATCGAGGCGGGACGGGTCGCCGAGAGCGGCACGCACGAGGAGCTGCTCGCCGCTGAAGGCCGCTACGCCCGGCTCTACCGCACGCAGTTCGCTCCCGACGACGCCCGCTCACGGCAGGGCGGGGTGGCCGCGACCCTCTGA